The Calliopsis andreniformis isolate RMS-2024a chromosome 5, iyCalAndr_principal, whole genome shotgun sequence nucleotide sequence CGTTCGACAAGCTGCATTACAGCAAGATCACATGTGATCGCATGCAGTTTCGATTTACATATTACCCAAGATTGAATTACCTTCGGAACGCTTCAGCCATTAAACTCAAGTGTCTTGACCTGTCCCGAATCAATTAACTCAACTTAATTGCGCTTTCGTTTATATTCTTTTTGTTTTGAGTTTAGGAAGTCCTTCAACGCGATAAAATTCAGATAAAATTGCTACAGTGCGGGAGACTCGATTAAAAGCCGTCAGTGATATCAGAAAATTTATGAAGAATACGTGCACCAGTTGACTCCGTGATCGAAATGTGGTCGCTAATCCTAGCTCTGGTCGCCATTGTTTTGGCGACCTATTACTACTACAGGAAGTCCTACAACTGCTTTGAAGAGCGTGGTATACCTCATCAAAAAGGAATGCCTTTCCTAGGTAATATCTGGAAAGCCATCCTGCAACGCATCACCTTCGCGGATGGGGTGTTAGAATTGTACAATTATAACCGTGACGCCAAGTACATCGGGTTCTTTGATATGGCCACGCCAGTGATCATGGTGCGCGATATAGAACTGCTCAAGTCGATCTCCGTGAAGAATTTCGAACATTTCGTGAACCATCGCACAATCCAGACAGGCGACGATGACCCTCTATTCAACAGTAACTTGTTCGGCCTGAAAGACGAGAAATGGAGAGATGTGCGCACGATGCTGAGCCCAGCGTTCACCTCTAGCAAGATGAAGGCAATGTTCTTGCTGATGCGCGAGTGTGCGCAACAATACGGTAAGACCTTGGCCAATGTACCAGAAGATAAGAGGATTCTGGAGCTGAAAGATGCGTTCACTAAGTACACGAATGACGTGATTGCCACATGCGCCTTCGGGATCAACGTAGACTCGATGAACGACCCCAACAACAAGTTCTATTTATACGGCAAAGAGGCGACGAGATTTGGTTCAAATGCTGTCCTAAAATTCTTCATATTGAGGGCGTGTCCTTGGCTAGCCAAGTGGCTAGGTATAAGACTCATTAGGAAAGAGATCACAGATTTCTTCGAGGAGGTGGTAGCGTCCACAATCAAAGCTAGGGACGAGAAGGGCATTGTTAGACCAGACATGATCCAGCTGATGATGGAATCTCGAGGCAAATTGGGTCCAGGAAAGGAGCTGTCCATTCTGGACATGACCGCCCAGGCGTTCGTGTTCTTCTTCGGCGGCTTTGAGAGCACATCCACGCTGATGTGCTTCGCGGCCTACGAGGTAGGAGTGAATCCAAGTATTCAGAAGAAGTTGCAGGAAGAGATTGATCAAGTTCTGGAAGATTGCAATGGCGAGGTGACATACGATGCCATCAACGAAATGAAATACCTTGACGCTGTCATCAACGAGGCGCTCAGGATGTACCCTGTGATTGTCGCCGTTGACAGGACGTGCTCGAAGCCCTTCGAGTTGCCCCCAGCGCTGCCAGGTGGAAAGCCTGTCCTTGTAAAGAAAGACGAAATAGTTTGGATACCGATTTACGGAATCCATTACGATCCTGATCATTATGAGGAGCCGCAGAAGTTCAATCCAGATCGATTCGTCAATGACTCGAAGAAGATACTCAACTCTGGTATCTTCTGGAGCTTTGGAATGGGGCCTAGAATGTGCATTGGCAACAGGTTCGCGCTTCTAGAAGCGAAGGTTTTACTGTTCCACGTGTTCGCTAACTGCAACTTGAAGCCTTGCTCGAAGACCACTATACCGATGGTATTGAGCAAGCAAGGCTTTCAGATGGGAGCGAAAGGTGGATTCTGGTTCGAAGTCGAGCCAAGGAAAAAGGAACAGCCTGTGCTTGTCAATTCTGTGTCGAGCAATGGCGTTGCTTGCTGAAAGTGAATCCGGGTACTCAGTTCTCATTAAGGGGAGGTTTCGGTCTAAAAGTTtcaaaaattctattttttttacttcgttgatgtttgaagaatacaTAGTTAACgtgaaatttcaaaattctaaGAATTAGTGAAATCATAAGGTATTAAGTGACCGCTGCTATATAAGTTTAATAACAGCCACTTAACTTTAAACACGTTTTTCTCTAAGCATTATTTTTGTAATGGATCAATTGATGTGAAtctgtttttaaattaaagaatatATTCGTTTACAGACAGTGAACCTGTGATATCTTTAGTTCTTACAAATTTACGAATTTTTAAGGAATATGGAGTTGTGAAAAAATTTGTAACAAAATTTAAGTTTTAGGTGTCGGAAAATTTTAGGGTAACATTTTTTATTCATTGTTATAGGTTCACTGCCTTAAAAGTTTCATGCGGTATAAGGATATATTCTTATATTTTTTGGATTGAAATTTAAAATCAAGTTGCTAGACGTTCCACCAAAGAAAGTTTTTCGAGGGCTACTATGGAATATGGCATGGGTGTTCTTAATACTTTCATAAAATAAGAATGTATACAATTTTTCGTATGTTCGAAAGATATATaagaaaatacagaaaaaacTACAGATTGTCAGCTTTTTTAGTTTGTTATCGCAAACATTCTAAATACGACCTATTTGATAGCTTCCTAAACCGGAAACTCCACTTAAGTTTCTGATATCAAATCatatgagaattaacgattcaaGTGCGATTTGAGACTTGCGGAGTGTTGATTTAGGAAGATTGTAGGCGAATGATTTGTAATGGTTTATCTTAAATGATGAACTCATGGACGTTGTTGAAGTTGTTTGCTTGATTACCACTGAAGGTTAGGGAGAGGTAGTGTGTCGATAGATTGTGTTGAATCGAGTGCATTTAaggtacacactgtttgcttttGTCCTGTTAAGGCGTAACTGGTTACTAGGAACTTTATAGACGCTTACGTTTACTGGTTTTCTGAATACCTAGGAAATGGAATTGCTTTAAATATATAATGTACGAGATTTGTATAACTTCTATTGTGATTAACCCCTTGAGCGAGGAGAGCGAATATATCCCCCTTCTACAAATCAATTGTATAGCGCGTCGCTTCGTCAAATATACATAATAGATTTCAATTTGTTTTTACCATATACATAACAAGCAAATATTgtattatgttcatttctaaagGAGAATTATACAATACATTTTCGTGAATGTAACGAATGACTTTTTTGGGCTCGTGAAAATTTTCTGCCCGCTCAAGGACTTGATTATTCATGTTTCTTGCAACTGGAAACGTTGCAAGTTGCAAAGAGCAAGATTACGTAGCCTAAGGAAAACTTATCACATGTACCTACCTAATATAAACAACATTATACGCTTATCATATCATACAAGGTTTATGAATTATTTaagtatttttcaaataattttgtaCATTTGCAGATTGTATTATAGATTTTTATATCTTCCGTTTCTACAcatatttagaaaattattagtgaaatacaaaagtttttgtaCATagtaatatgtatgtacatgttcGGTCTGTTTACGCGAATATAGAGACATGTACATGTATTGAAATAAACTGATGTACAAATAGTAATATGCTTTCAAATGTTATATTAAACAATTTTGTGTCAGTATTTAAAGATGATGGAAGAAAAGTAAACAAGAAGCCACGTGTAAGTATTAAGTTGACATTGTTAACAATAGTATTTATTAAAATTGGAAACTAAAAATTAACTTTCCCAAATCATCCTCTAACACAACATTAGTAGATCTGTACTTGCATGTACAATTTCTTGAATCGTAAGTAACAAAGTCCAGTATATTAATATGAACtaaataaaatgcactaaatgtGAAACACCAAAGAATGATGTTAACTCAATTAATCAGAAagtaaatattctttttaataaGTATTTGGTATTATCTTACTAGTAAGCTGTTCACAAAataacataaattacaattatatGTTAAAGTGCTGAATATCAatagtaatattcatttctattcAAATACAAATTACTTATTTTCGATTCCAGattgtaaaaattatttataataattactaATTCACCTGAATCACAATCAATTGATTGTTACTTGTAATCGCAAAATAATGAATTATGACCTAACTCTGATCCGATATCCATGAGTGAATGGAATAAGAAAATAAAGCGACAAAAATATAAGAAAGATAACACTGGTATGTCATATTAGAATATCGGTCGTGAGATATATGTGTGTTATTGTCATCAGGGAGTTGACCTTACAATTAGTAGTAATCACTAAAAATGTTTGTGAAAATACAAGTTAGTCTTTCATACAATATACAAATAATGTATTTATACCGTTCACTGATTTCCATACCTCTAAATGACACAGATAGTATTTATTAACTTTTTGCGGTTTCTAATTATTTTTATAGTCACACTGGTCGTAGGCTCACAAATGGTTAAAATAATCTTACCTTAAAATAAATACTTACAATATCTTTTCAGaagatttaaataataatagtaaccgaatATTTAAAATGTTAAGAATTCAGATATTTGGATATTAGAATATtctaaaatttgaacatttaaatatttacatacTTGAACATTAAAAAGCTTCAGGATGTGTCAAATCTTTCAAGAAGATAGCATTCTCAGAAGACCTTCAACTGTGTTAATATTGTCCAAAGCATTAACTACATGCTCAAGAGTGAACACTGATAAGTTTGTTTTGACGAGTTCTACAAATCatgaaaaattcataaaaacCTATGCTGGTAGGTATCTTCGCGCCGCATCTATCAAAACAAAGATAACAAGGAAACGCGTAGTAATCTTACTAACACATCCATCTAAGCCAATAAAACTCAGTCGCTTGAAGAATACAGAAGGTGAGCCACACTTGTTGGTAATTACATCGAATGTAGAGAGGCCGAAGGCTACTCCGTAAATGGGTCAATTGCATCGGAGCATTGGCGTCACGCGTTATTTAGTTGCTTGTCGAGAGTACGTCGATTCCGCGGCGCCATGCAGGCAGGGGATCTCATGGAGCCGCTCATTAAAGCAACATTCACAAGGTCGTATCGCGTCTTTGACATTGGCGATCACGTAGCTGAATACATTACACGGCTGTTATATGCCGACACGTATGACTTCGCGTTACGTGTCAGCCATGCAGAAGCGGTCGACGCGTTCAGGAGATTGTAATTGAGATGGGCACGTAACTGGGAGgtctattatggctgtcagagcTCGCGAGAAACCAGTTCTTtggtttttttatttcattattttattactCCTCTCTGTGCTAGCGGGGTATTAGGGGGGCTACATTTCAGGGGTCATAATGTCAGTCAGAATCAGCTTCGGGTTCTTTCGAGCATCACTGGTTGTAGCAGATTTTGAGAAAGCTGTTGGACCATGTagatctaacccagacctaacccaagcCTAACTATCTTTTATTAGCTCTGAATCGCTTGAAGGTCTAACTGATGAGGTAATTGTTTGTGGTCTTTAGAAGAAGCACACTTATGCTGTTACTGACCTGTATTGCTTAAAGGAAAATAAAATTTGGAATTAAAAGTTCCTTGTTGCGACCTAAAGAattgtttttaaataaataaataaatgaatgatGTACCCGATAATCAGCTTCGAACAAGCGTTAAGCAATCTGTGCAGATGCAGATTATTGTTCAGCGAAGGTCCCCTTTCCGATTCAACGACCCTTGGGTGTTCTACGAAATATCTTGCAAGTTGACTCGATAAAACTGCCTCCTCCCCCGTTAACCCTGTAATGTAATTCACTCTCCGCCAATGGTCGAGATGCGTGAGGGTTCGAAGGCAGGCTAGTGATCGAAGGGAGAGCATGAAAAGCAAGGTTTCGGTCAGAATTAATGAAGTGAAGATCGCGAGGGTGGATCCTTACAGTGTATTGTCTTGTCGCGTTAATGGAAAGAGGTGTGAAGGACCGAAAGGAAAAGAACCTTGTTTGCTTCTTTCTATGCCCTGTTTCTCGGTGTAGTTTCTAGGAAGATTCCTTTCAATTtgtaaacttatggatattattcGCAATTATAGAAATAAGTGTTGAgcttttttatacaattgagAATTAATTATATAGCAATTTCAAGCACATATAAATAGTTGGAACTTGATTAACCAACTTCATACGTTCAGAATACTATGATCGATATGTTCAAATACAAAGTTCAGTTGTAAAGTATGTATACAGTTTGCTTGATAGAAGTTTGTAGATAATTCTGATTTTTTAAAGTCCGGTTAGTACATTGTTTACAAACAAtgcaatatttaaaattgtCTTATTAACAATGCTTGTTGGTGCTGTTTTTCAcgataaaaatatgaaacgtaGTATAATATTGATAGCTAATCAATTTTAATTGACGTATGAGGGCATGTGGCCTTTGTAAAAGGAAATGTTGCGCCATCAACATTTATATGCACCACTACTAAAAGGTATTtaattatacatatgtacatcctGTGTAGTAGATACTTGTTTCTATTTGTCGTGTGATTATATTTCTGAGTTTGCATACATAGAgctttgcatttgtattgtactagTTTCATAGAGATAAGACAAAATGTATTATGCTTGTTTTTTTTACATATgacagaggattaaagatttctgAACGGTCGTTTATCACACCGCCGTCACACGTTTCATATAGACTTATCAGAACGATAAAAGCTTTATAAATATATCAGAAAAAGAATTCGATCTACGTTGCAAAGAGCTCAATCTTTTGTTCAATAACATGAAAGAAAATTATGTGAtatcttaataattatgaaaaacTATATCCTCCTCTTCCTTAATCCGATAAGTACTTTACTGTTTTGAAGTAGTTTATATCATTACAGTTCAGTCTACAAACTTGTGACAAACAGATTTCATGGGAATTTACGATCTGCCTTCTACTTTTACCCAAATCCCATTTCGGGCAGATATGTTGAATATACCTGGGGACTTCGTCTTAGATCAAGTCTTCATATTACAACAAGTTAATAGATGGAAAATGAGCACTTTCATTTCAACCATCGCCAAGCTATTAGCGATACATTCTCTGGGACCTATTCCAAAAGGTATAAGTGTGCCAGAGTTCATGAACCTCTTCCCATCGACAAGAAATCGTTCAGGATTGAACGTCTTAGGATCTTTAAAGTAAAGATCTTTAGTTGACCTTCAATTTTCTTTATCACCGTATCTATCTCCTCTTGAAGCTTCTCTTGAACGAACTGATTCACTGCTAGGTGCTACAAAGTGAAAGCTAGTTGAGTGGATACAGTTTCAAAACCGCCAAAGAGAGACGTGAATGCTTGAACTGTAATATCTTCCATGGTGAACCCTGTACCAGGTTCCTTCTTGTTCCATCAAGGATTGAATCATATCTGGCCTGTTGATACCTTTCTCATCCCCAATTTTCATAGTAGACGATACCACGTCGTAGAAGAAGAAACTTTCGTTTCTATTAACTTGAGGTCTAGAGCTCTAAAGAGCCATGGTAGGTTTCTGTAGAACAATAATTTTACACCCATCGCAGGTGTGGTTAATTAGTAGCTTTTCTCCTGTACATGTAGAACGTATTATTAGGATCCTTTTGCGTATTTCTATCACATGCCATAAGCAAGGTTGACAATCAAGTCTTTCGTTTCTTATGTTTAAGAAAGCGTATACTGCTTGCTATCATTGAGTCCCCTCACTGTTGTACCGACATAGCTTTAGAATATCCTTAAAAATGTTTGTATTACGAGACAATTTGGGAAATAATTGCTATAATATAGCTTGTTGTACAATAATGAacaaaagaaaatttagaaGGTAGACGAACAGATATAATTTTACAGAAAGGAAGTATGTATGTACAAAGGGaagtaatatttgaaaaatgacaTATATAATACCTAAAAGAATTACTAATACTTTAATACTCTAATAATTTTAACTTTCTTTTTCCCGTTACTATAATTTGTACATATGAAGCGGAGACGGACTTACTAACCCAAATTTGATGAGTTTGAAATAATCCTCCATGCTGATATCAAATATGAAAGCTGTAGCCTTGATGACCTATGTAATGTAATGAAGTGACTTTTAAAGAGAAAATAAATTCTTTGAATACAGACACTAACGATAAGGATTATATTTTGTCAGACACGTTTCTCTTTCGCTTCTACTATTACTTTATTCAACATGAATTGTTATAGTTAAAATAATGCCATAGATATGCGTAACTATGAAATATTACTATtgtcataaaaattacaatcaaGGTAAATAAACTAACGATGAAAAATACGTTGAATTTACAAACGATAATTGTGAAGATGAACGAGCACTCCGAGTCATCTATTTAAAGTTAGATAAAATTGCAATGTCAGACTTTTTGTATAAAAGTGTTACGTTCGGAAATAGTGATGGAAATAGTGATGGAAATATCAATATTTAGTATTTATAGACTCCGTatcacatacatatacataagtACTTATGACATATGAGGTTACTGATTTATTAAACTATATCTGTCCAACCGAGATATAATTATACTAAACGAGATATGGTTGTTAAAAAAAATTGGACTTCTTTATCTATCTGTTACATTGTATTGCGCGAGTTAATGTGAACACAGATTATTTgactaaaatattttattgttcataaaattaatttttgataAGAATACATCTTATGTTATCtgtttaataaaaaaatgttgccTCTTTTAACATTAATGAGTTTTTACACACGTGAGAATTCCAAAGAATCACTATGTTCACATTAATTGTCCACAATACTCTAGGTAACTGCAAATGTCCCATATTTTCACGAATGGAAAAATTTTTTAGACAAGTATTATTTAGTTAGTACTTTAGAAAAAATTTAGTAGCACACTATGAACTGATTATACGAAATCTCGAGTATATTGTAAAGCCACTTGAAAGACACTATCAGATTTGATGTTGACTGAtagttatttgaaatatataGAATATAGGGGATCCAGTTAGGGGCATTTAGGTGGGGTAACGTGACTGAAACACAATACACATTTAATAGACATTACCTGTAATGAATAAGCTTTAAAAAATCGCACATTCGAGCAGAAAATCCCTGTTTTAACTCGAACACTGTCATACAATACGCGTTACTTAAATATTCTAACACAAATTAATTAGTACACTTTAATCGTACTGTTGGGTATCTGAGGTATTGTCAGTGTATCTAATTAGAACCACAGGAAAACACATAACGATAGCATACACGTATTTCCTTTACTGGCCAAATTGGTCACGCTTATTGCTACCACTTGCAGAGAACCGAACTCCCCTCATGCCATGTGCTGTCTCACCGACAACTTCTGAGCTCCCAACAGTATTTACAAATCAGTTGCCCTTCAATTGCAGCTGAAAAGTTTCGCACTAAATATCTACTGTCCCCTTCGTATGCTCTACTGGTCACAGGAGTGTAAACTGAATAAGGATCTTATCTAGGTTCTACTTTCATCCAAAATCCGTCTCGAGCCGATATGGTTAACATGCCGTTCGACAATTTCATTGGCACGCTCGTTTTTGAGCAACGTTTAAACACACAACGGGACAACAAATGAAATAAAACTATTTTCATGTTAACCAACGCGAACCTGTTGCCGATACATATCCTAGGGCCGATTCCGAATGGCATGAACGTGCCAGAGTTCGCGATCCTCTTACCGTCGACGAGGAATCGCTCAGGGATGAATCTCTCGGGATCGTCGAAGTAATTAGGATCGTGTTGGATTGGGTAAATTGGTATCCACAAGTTCATGCCCGGTTCGACGACGAATGGTTTGCCTTCAGGTAATGCTGGAGGCAGTTCGAACCTTTTCACGCACACTCTATCCACGGAGGCTGCGACCGGGTTAATCCTCATCGCCTCGTTAACAACCGCGTCTAAATACCCCATATTCGTAATAGCCTCGTAGGTCAGGTGATCCTGAGTGTCCAACACTTGGTCGATATCTTTTTGCAGTCTTTCCTGTACATTAGGGTTCACCGCCAGGTGGTGAAGGACGAAGGCTAATTGAGTGGACACTGTATCGAAACTACCGAAAAAGAAGGCAAAAGCGTTAGCAACAATATCGTCAGTGGTAAACTCTTTACTGGCCTCTTTCTTGTTTCGTATTTCCATCAACAGCTGCACGATGTCCGACCTGGAGATACCCTGTTCATCCCTGATCTTCACGGTGGATCGAATCAAGTCGTTGAAGAAGTCTGAGGTCTCCTTCTGGATTATTCTGAGACCTAGAGCTTTGGCGAGCCACGGTATGTTTCTGTAAAGCATCAGCTTCAAGGCCATCCCGAATGTGTTAATATCCGTGGCTCTCTTGCTGTACACGTAAAATGCATTCCTGGGGTCCTTTTTCGAGTCCACAGTGACGCCGAATGCGCAGCTAGCGATCATATCGTTCGTGTACTTCGTCAGCAGATTTTTCAGCTCAATCTCGCGATCGTTCTCTGGTAGCGTGGATAGATAATCGGCGAAGTCTATCGCGTAGCTTGACATCAACATAAACATGCTTTTGATCTTGCTGGACGAGAACGTGGGCGATACAATGGACCTCATTTCCTTCCACGTATTACCGCGCATGCCGAACAATGAACTAGCGAATAATGGGTCCATATCCTTGTCAGCGAACACATGGTGATCTTGGAAGGATTCGAAGTGCTTCATGGCAACGGACTTGATAAGATCGATGTCCCTCAGCATGATCACTGGTTTCGAGAACTCGTACAACCCTACGTATTTAGCCTCGGGATGAAGACTGTAAACTTGCTGTAGCAACTCTGGCACAGTGAATTTCCCAGTCAGCAGGGATCCCATGTTTCCCACAATGGGCTTTGGTGGTACGTATAGAATTCCATGTTTCTTGAAGATATTCCCCGTCAATGCACTCTTCAGGAAGTAATAGTAAATACCAATAAATACGAGGAGAACTAACAGAATAAGCGACACATTATCCATTCTGTGGACTGTCTTCTGAGAGCGAGACGTAAACACTTGCTTCTGGTAACGGTCGTATCTCTCACTACTATTAAAAACATTTGCTCAGGCTTGGAGTTGGCAAGAATGTTGATTTCATTGGTCGAAATGTACACCCCACCATCGAATACGTATTTCCATGAGTGTCCTCTATTGGCTGATGTGTGATAGTGGAGGTAATCGAGGATCAGAAAGACATATGTAGTATGAGATATTAAGTAGGTAATGGAGTCGTTTTAAGTCACTGTTGATCACGTGATCAGAATTAAATGATCTTACTGTACACTCGGACGAAAAATTTTGTGCACTGTTGACGTTTAACTAATTAACACCAAAGTCAGATGAGAACAATGCCAAACTTCGCTGGACCAATCTTACTGACGATAATATGTATCAGCATGGCGTCATATTTTTTGACCGACTTTGCTATACGAGTTGCTAGTTGGAAAATATTCTTATATCTCCTGATACCCCCCGTAATCAAAATCAATTGTCCCCAACGGTACTATTTACAATGATCTCGTAAGAGTCTGCTACGCACGGAACTGAATCTGTGTCGAGTAAGTAGTAGATTGGGAAGCATGATATTCTTCACGAATCCAGTGACTCCGTATGACTATATTTAGAATGATATTCTTTTGTTGAGAGCAAACCAGTTTGGAGATAACAAAAGAGACGGCAGAAGCATTggcaaaataatttttattacacTGACGTATACTTTTTTACAATACTAAAAGTAGTAAAAAGTATACAAATGCAGTAGcaattctatttcttttgttttcTATATATCTTATAAGTGagattttcaaatataatatttctgttttcaaatatcgtaatagtaatcacatattttttatactttttatacaattttttatagaATTGCTTAATATATACCTAAAGTATTTACATTTTAGAAATAGGATTATGAAGAGGAATAGGAAAATTCTTTCGAGAAAAGTTTGTAATAATTATTAGTCGATAATAGCAAGTATAAAGGAAAGTATGCTGTTGacgaattatttttaattgaaattgaaatgaaattgaaaattgaattgaattgaaattattatattttgcGTACATATAATACAAATTTTGATATGCATATCAACGCCTATATTTTTAGAAGACTAAACAAACCTAATTGAAAGAAGAAGTATATTCATCATTTcaaaaaataatgaataattatcttttattcCTTATTTACCTATTAATAGCCTTATAATAGGATTTAGAATGTTAAGTTATTCGTTATTCTAAAGAACTTTTATCTAACACCGTTAACAATCACGAAGAGTCTTTATTCGTGAAACATCAAACGAAATCAATGTTTTCTTAAGATGATACGCTAATAAATGGATGAGCTTCCTTCCTAGGTTCCCCACTCACCAAAATTCCATAACGAGGCGTTAAAGATAGCATTCCATTGGACAGTTGTAACGGTACATTTGTCTTCGAACAACGCTTGAAGTCGTAGCGAGCCAACAAGTGGAAGGTCAATACTTTCATTTTTCTCAACGCAAACCTATTTCCGATGCATATTCTGGGCTCCATCCCAAACGCCGTAAACTTGTCAGAGTTTACAATTCTCTTTCTATCAGCGACGAATCGCTCAGGATCGCATATCTTAGGATCTTTGAAGTGATTAGGACTGGTATCCACAACCTCATGCCAGGCTTTACAGTGAATGGTTTGCTCCCAGCCAGTGCTGAAAGCAATTCGAACTCTTTAACGCACGTTCATCCTCAAGGTTTCGTTAATAACAGTGTCTAAGTACTGCATATTCATGACGGCGTCATAAGTTACCTGGCCCCGAGTGTCTTCTATCACTTGATCGATTTCATTCTACAACTTCTCCTGGGCATCGAAATTCAGAGCTAAACGATGACAGAGGAAGGTCAGCTTCGTGAAAATGTTGTCCAAGCCACTGATAAAGAAAGTGAAAGCCTGCACGGTAATGTCATCGACTGTAAATTTCTTTCCATGTTCCATTTTGCTCCTTGTCTCCCTTAACAGCTGAATCATGTCTGGCCTGTATATCCTTCTTCTCCCTTGTCTTCGCGATGGACAATATTAGGTCACAGAAGAAGTTCGAATGTTTGTCAGTCATGTTGAGCCGCAGAGCTTTCGCGATTCACATAGCGTTTCATTGTATCATAAAGTTCACTGCCTTCCTAGGTGTGTTGATGCTCGCGGCCCTTTGACTATACACGTAAAACGGATATGTAGTCAGCGAACTCCTCAGTACAGTCTGACATGAACGTGAACAGGCCTTTGATCTTGCTGGATGTGAATCCAAGACTACGAGACCGTAGACTCAGTCTACTTCCAT carries:
- the LOC143178798 gene encoding cytochrome P450 9e2-like, which encodes MWSLILALVAIVLATYYYYRKSYNCFEERGIPHQKGMPFLGNIWKAILQRITFADGVLELYNYNRDAKYIGFFDMATPVIMVRDIELLKSISVKNFEHFVNHRTIQTGDDDPLFNSNLFGLKDEKWRDVRTMLSPAFTSSKMKAMFLLMRECAQQYGKTLANVPEDKRILELKDAFTKYTNDVIATCAFGINVDSMNDPNNKFYLYGKEATRFGSNAVLKFFILRACPWLAKWLGIRLIRKEITDFFEEVVASTIKARDEKGIVRPDMIQLMMESRGKLGPGKELSILDMTAQAFVFFFGGFESTSTLMCFAAYEVGVNPSIQKKLQEEIDQVLEDCNGEVTYDAINEMKYLDAVINEALRMYPVIVAVDRTCSKPFELPPALPGGKPVLVKKDEIVWIPIYGIHYDPDHYEEPQKFNPDRFVNDSKKILNSGIFWSFGMGPRMCIGNRFALLEAKVLLFHVFANCNLKPCSKTTIPMVLSKQGFQMGAKGGFWFEVEPRKKEQPVLVNSVSSNGVAC